From the Lathyrus oleraceus cultivar Zhongwan6 chromosome 4, CAAS_Psat_ZW6_1.0, whole genome shotgun sequence genome, one window contains:
- the LOC127074425 gene encoding DEAD-box ATP-dependent RNA helicase 7, which yields MPISYKNSRFPCFDLEESCFTAINVPLGKHPLYTGPNPPSPILLETSKLFVAASICLMAVAGLVGNEKMKASTNVRHIILPCNSTARAQVIPDIIRCYSSGGRTIIFAEKKESASEFAGLLPGARALHGDIQQSQREITLKGFRSGKFLTLVATNVAAKGLDINDVQLIIQCESPRDVEAYIHRSRRTGRAGNTGVAVMHYDPRRSNISKIEREAGIKFEHVSAPQPDEIAKVNGGEAAELISDVSDSVIPSFKAAAEELLNNSGLTAVELLAKALAKAEDKVDGVQGLALTADGQGAIFLMYQSRTWMHFLSVRRMLSM from the exons ATGCCTATCTCATATAAAAACTCACGATTCCCTTGCTTTGATTTAGAAGAAAGTTGCTTCACTGCTATTAATGTTCCATTGGGTAAACACCCCTTGTACACGGGACCAAACCCTCCTTCTCCAATCTTATTGGAAACATCAAAGTTATTTGTGGCTGCTTCGATTTGTCTTATG GCTGTTGCTGGTCTTGTTGGTAATGAGAAAATGAAGGCTAGCACCAATGTTAGGCATATTATCCTTCCTTGTAATAGTACTGCCAGGGCTCAAGTTATCCCTGATATTATTCGCTGTTATAGCAGTGGTGGCCGGACAATTATATTTGCAGAGAAAAAGGAGTCTGCTTCCGAGTTTGCTGGATTGTTGCCTGGAGCAAGAGCTCTCCATGGTGACATTCAGCAGTCACAGCGTGAGATTACATTGAAAGGTTTTAGGTCTGGTAAATTCTTGACATTGGTGGCCACCAATGTGGCAGCCAAGGGTCTTGACATCAATGATGTTCAGTTGATTATCCAGTGTGAGTCTCCCCGGGATGTAGAAGCATATATTCATCGGTCTAGACGTACAGGAAGAGCTGGCAACACTGGAGTTGCTGTGATGCATTATGATCCAAGAAGGTCAAATATATCTAAAATCGAAAGAGAAGCAGGTATTAAATTTGAACACGTATCTGCTCCTCAGCCTGATGAAATTGCCAAAGTTAATGGCGGGGAAGCGGCTGAATTGATTTCTGATGTGTCTGATAGTGTGATTCCTTCATTCAAAGCTGCTGCTGAGGAACTATTGAACAACTCTGGTTTAACAGCTGTTGAGTTACTTGCAAAAGCTCTTGCCAAGGCTGAGGATAAGGTTGACGGGGTGCAAGGTCTTGCTCTAACTGCAGATGGACAGGGTGCTATTTTTTTGATGTACCAGTCAAGGACTTGGATGCATTTCTTGTCGGTCAGAAGAATGCTGTCAATGTAA
- the LOC127136601 gene encoding cyclin-A3-1-like — MPWHNSSLLVIPCSISSQFKNLSKSALTSTISLLPNSNLDKSVCNKSNAKRDTQQIIQPYLSDISDYLRTMEMQDKQRPAGDYMDKVQRCITTNMRRTLVDWLVEVADEYKLLPETLHLAVSYIDKFLSIHSLNRSKLQLLGVSAMLIASKYEEITPPKAVDFCQITDNTYELHEVLEMEAHRFHCSKKKNTWHWQQ, encoded by the coding sequence ATGCCTTGGCACAATTCTAGTCTTCTTGTTATCCCTTGCAGCATTTCCAGCCAATTCAAGAACCTCAGCAAATCAGCATTAACTTCAACAATTTCCTTACTTCCTAATTCCAATTTGGATAAGTCTGTTTGTAACAAAAGCAATGCAAAACGTGACACTCAGCAGATTATCCAGCCTTACCTATCCGATATCTCAGATTACCTTCGCACAATGGAGATGCAGGACAAACAAAGACCAGCGGGTGATTACATGGATAAAGTTCAGAGATGCATTACTACAAATATGAGGAGAACATTGGTGGATTGGTTAGTTGAGGTTGCGGATGAATACAAACTTCTCCCAGAAACTCTTCATCTAGCTGTTTCCTACATTGACAAATTCCTATCTATCCATTCTCTCAATAGATCCAAGCTTCAGCTGCTCGGTGTTTCCGCTATGCTCATTGCATCGAAGTATGAAGAAATCACTCCACCAAAAGCAGTGGATTTCTGCCAAATTACTGATAACACATATGAACTGCATGAGGTTTTGGAGATGGAAGCTCACCgttttcactgcagtaaaaaaaaaAACACATGGCATTGGCAACAGTAA